The following are encoded together in the Desulfobotulus pelophilus genome:
- a CDS encoding GumC family protein: MEVKEKEIHLKDYLRVVMKRKKMILLFFFITVVTVVLGTIGTTPLYKASVKLKVEKNDANPLSANYGYSRYDPEFLQTQTEIIRSKAVAEKVVAFLDLENTYGSFFPEMENPPFSLSVFVKDQIRMVKGWLISSEEEEGAARNLRALYFGEEASPASVIAEALRENIRVAPVKMSRVIDVSYASEHSVFAALVVNSIARAYIERVLEMRMENIGYTLDWMKKKAEEERGRLEKSERRLQEYLKDNNIITIEDRIAIIPQRINQLSAELTSLESERKRLATVLDMIAATSADMLESIPVVAANPRFQEVKANLFTKEQEILEASQQYGPRHPVMMRLEKEIAALKANRDQEVRMILQKLRNEYQLTLANEKNLEEQFKRTTSEAMRLNEAFGQYKILQREVETNSQLYQALVARIKEQTITEQIRDVDVWVIENAEVPEHPFNRGLKKNFLLALVLGAFGGIGLAFFLEYLDNRISLAEDAEEKTGLPVFGSIGMLTGDEMARQKVLIEAPHSVEAEAYKAIRASLLLATSKGLPSSIMITSYTSGEGKTLTSSNLAVAIALSGKRVLLVDADMRKPKLHKVFNLSNEKGFSGILAGEDCKKGFIVNTGVENLYVIPSGKKPVNPSELISSDLVKDMVAAFEKNFDVVIFDAPPVGLVSDPIVLGQRVESILLVTRSEVTKYDDVKTCIRKLGGLETRILGQIVNAVDLKKQGYSESYYYSEYYK; the protein is encoded by the coding sequence ATGGAAGTGAAGGAAAAGGAAATTCATTTAAAGGATTATCTGCGGGTTGTGATGAAAAGGAAAAAAATGATACTTCTTTTCTTTTTCATTACGGTGGTCACCGTAGTTCTGGGAACCATAGGCACAACCCCCCTGTACAAGGCATCCGTTAAGCTGAAGGTGGAAAAAAATGATGCCAACCCCCTTTCCGCAAACTATGGATATTCCCGATATGATCCGGAGTTTCTGCAGACACAGACAGAAATTATCCGCTCCAAGGCCGTTGCCGAGAAGGTGGTGGCCTTTCTGGATCTTGAAAACACCTATGGCTCCTTTTTTCCGGAAATGGAAAATCCACCCTTTTCCCTGAGCGTGTTTGTGAAAGATCAGATCCGGATGGTGAAGGGGTGGCTGATCAGTTCGGAAGAGGAGGAAGGCGCTGCACGGAACCTGCGGGCCCTTTATTTCGGGGAAGAAGCTTCCCCTGCCTCTGTCATTGCCGAAGCCTTGCGGGAGAATATTCGTGTGGCACCCGTAAAAATGAGTCGGGTGATAGATGTTTCCTATGCATCGGAACATTCTGTCTTTGCCGCTCTTGTGGTGAATTCCATTGCCAGGGCCTATATAGAGCGCGTTCTTGAAATGAGAATGGAGAATATCGGGTATACGCTGGACTGGATGAAGAAAAAGGCAGAAGAGGAAAGGGGGCGGCTGGAAAAATCCGAAAGACGCCTGCAGGAATATCTGAAAGATAATAATATTATAACCATAGAAGACCGTATTGCCATTATTCCTCAGAGAATCAACCAGCTGAGTGCCGAGTTGACCTCCCTTGAGTCCGAGCGGAAACGGCTGGCAACGGTTCTGGATATGATTGCCGCCACCTCTGCGGATATGCTGGAATCCATTCCTGTGGTAGCGGCCAATCCGAGATTTCAGGAAGTGAAGGCCAATCTTTTTACCAAGGAGCAGGAGATTCTGGAGGCCAGCCAGCAATATGGCCCGCGTCATCCCGTGATGATGCGGCTGGAAAAGGAGATTGCTGCACTGAAGGCCAATCGGGATCAGGAAGTAAGAATGATACTGCAAAAATTGAGAAACGAGTATCAGCTCACCCTGGCCAATGAAAAAAATCTGGAAGAACAGTTTAAGCGAACCACGTCCGAAGCCATGAGGCTGAATGAGGCCTTTGGTCAGTATAAGATTCTGCAGAGGGAAGTGGAAACCAACAGCCAGCTCTATCAGGCCCTTGTGGCAAGAATAAAAGAGCAGACCATTACGGAGCAGATCCGCGATGTGGATGTATGGGTGATTGAAAATGCCGAAGTTCCGGAGCATCCCTTTAACCGGGGATTGAAAAAGAATTTTCTTCTGGCTCTGGTTCTCGGTGCCTTTGGCGGTATTGGGCTGGCTTTTTTTCTGGAGTATCTGGATAACCGAATCTCCCTTGCCGAAGATGCCGAAGAAAAAACAGGTCTCCCGGTTTTCGGTTCCATAGGCATGCTGACCGGTGATGAAATGGCCAGGCAGAAGGTTCTTATCGAAGCGCCCCATTCGGTGGAGGCGGAAGCCTATAAAGCCATTCGGGCCTCTCTTTTACTGGCTACCTCAAAGGGGCTTCCTTCATCCATCATGATTACAAGTTATACTTCCGGGGAAGGAAAAACCCTTACCTCTTCCAATCTGGCCGTTGCCATAGCCCTTTCCGGTAAACGAGTGCTGCTGGTGGACGCGGATATGAGAAAACCGAAATTGCATAAGGTGTTTAACCTCAGCAATGAGAAAGGGTTTTCCGGTATTCTTGCTGGTGAAGACTGTAAGAAAGGTTTTATTGTGAATACCGGTGTGGAAAACCTCTATGTCATTCCTTCCGGTAAAAAACCAGTGAATCCATCGGAACTCATTTCCTCGGATCTGGTAAAAGATATGGTTGCCGCTTTTGAAAAGAATTTTGATGTGGTCATTTTCGATGCTCCGCCGGTGGGACTGGTCTCTGATCCCATTGTGCTGGGGCAGAGGGTGGAATCCATTCTTCTTGTAACGAGGTCTGAGGTTACAAAGTATGATGATGTGAAAACCTGTATCCGGAAGCTGGGCGGTCTGGAAACCAGGATACTGGGGCAGATTGTGAATGCCGTGGACCTGAAGAAGCAGGGGTACTCGGAGAGTTATTACTATTCAGAATACTACAAATGA
- a CDS encoding SLBB domain-containing protein: MYVRWNVVVFCVLLWCLGFSVPAPADDYTVGPGDTLDIRVYNHADLSVKASVSGEGTIRYPLLGEFRISGKTPSEISVLIENMLADGYILNPQVSVFLNEYRSRKVTILGEVDKPGLYELAGRIYLLELISRAGGLTLDAGRSVYVTRSNGTTENGDAGQEVLHVDLHQLIEQGDVGQNILIRNGDSVFIPKVEKIYVTGEVRRPAAYSYDADLTLIKVLTNAGGLTDKASSRNIRIIRDVNGEKVVLQRVSMDQRVQPNDVIVVPESFF, encoded by the coding sequence ATGTACGTGAGATGGAATGTAGTTGTTTTTTGTGTGCTGTTGTGGTGTTTGGGCTTTTCCGTTCCAGCTCCGGCTGATGATTACACCGTTGGCCCCGGAGATACCCTTGACATCCGTGTGTATAATCACGCGGATCTTTCCGTAAAGGCCAGTGTTTCCGGAGAGGGAACCATCCGTTATCCCCTGTTGGGTGAATTCAGAATCAGCGGTAAAACCCCTTCAGAAATTTCTGTGCTGATCGAAAACATGCTGGCAGACGGGTACATCCTGAATCCCCAGGTATCGGTGTTTCTGAACGAGTACAGAAGCCGGAAGGTAACCATTCTGGGCGAGGTGGATAAGCCGGGACTCTATGAACTGGCGGGTCGTATTTATCTTCTGGAGCTGATTTCAAGGGCGGGCGGCCTGACTCTGGATGCCGGGCGCTCCGTTTACGTTACGCGCTCCAACGGGACAACAGAAAATGGAGATGCCGGGCAGGAAGTGCTGCATGTGGATCTCCACCAGCTCATTGAGCAGGGTGATGTGGGCCAGAATATCCTGATACGAAACGGAGACAGTGTTTTTATTCCCAAGGTGGAAAAGATTTATGTGACCGGCGAGGTCCGGCGACCGGCTGCCTACAGTTACGATGCGGATCTTACCCTGATTAAGGTTCTGACCAATGCAGGCGGTTTAACGGATAAGGCCTCTTCCAGAAACATACGGATCATACGGGATGTGAATGGAGAAAAAGTGGTGCTCCAGCGGGTCTCCATGGATCAGAGGGTGCAGCCCAATGATGTGATTGTTGTGCCGGAAAGTTTTTTTTAG
- a CDS encoding O-antigen ligase family protein → MQAARTRAWFFYMLSLMFAPLAFGTTEEWSFFLLLLFLGLSFVLYMVAIWKETGTLYRVPGTRFFALGFLYVALQLLPMPEGVLRLLSPSASDIWWGQLGEDISGTMGTLSLHIHGGWITLSLLTAFFLVYFLTIQFCADYKTLKKTLHILAVFAGLLAISTIFQALFTKDTALWFRQVERHSMVFGPYVNHNHYAGLMEMLLPLVLALYLLHKPSFDQLSLREKIILFFEGERAHIYILYLFFAVMIMLSVFMSLSRTGIAAMLASLCLFAILIGRVGGRKKHAAGSVMFLFAAMMITLSWYGWQSLDVRFGKGIAQFQNDHFCRMNFWVDAVSIWKDFFLTGSGAGSFREVHPAYQSYVSSVLAGYVHNDYLELLSDTGLVGFGLFFCFLLSVLRSIVKKLRTRKEPYAGMGVAAVLTGVVAMAIHSVMDFNLQIPANGLIFMVLLGLGVSFSHTRFQRRLIPSYLAKSDGPYAVWLPLVFFVLLWTPAVLFSGSSAMARAFASGLPAEKVTTGLSAEVLQRYAISAGKAASFNPVSADYAVAMGDVYFFTGDFSAAGREYARAIRLQPLSGDLVQKLGLVEYSAGNREKGEKLLELGLVFRPMDVAMYRRLAAFYLETGEKEKALAAIARGITMRPGSTGSFLEIMWRAGLSFTDMGRAMPDLSEAWFRYYAFLHGKGYRTAYLTELLEKGFRAARSEERPHRNLYSRLSALYLEGGRGDDAFYVIEEGVRLYPEDPWILYQAGLVCERLHLYARAREYYQRALNIRPAMTQPMQRLERLRDT, encoded by the coding sequence ATGCAAGCTGCCCGTACAAGAGCCTGGTTTTTCTATATGCTCTCCCTCATGTTTGCCCCTCTGGCCTTCGGAACCACCGAAGAGTGGTCTTTTTTTCTGCTGCTGCTGTTTCTGGGGCTTTCTTTTGTTCTGTATATGGTTGCCATATGGAAGGAAACGGGTACTTTATACCGGGTACCGGGTACCCGGTTCTTTGCTCTGGGCTTTCTGTATGTTGCGCTGCAGCTTCTGCCCATGCCCGAAGGGGTGCTGCGACTTCTTTCGCCTTCCGCATCGGATATCTGGTGGGGGCAGCTGGGGGAAGATATTTCCGGAACTATGGGAACCCTTTCCCTGCACATCCATGGAGGCTGGATCACCCTATCCCTGCTGACAGCTTTTTTTCTTGTTTATTTTCTTACCATTCAGTTCTGTGCCGACTACAAAACCCTGAAAAAGACCCTGCACATTCTGGCTGTCTTTGCCGGTCTTCTTGCCATTTCCACCATTTTTCAGGCCTTGTTTACCAAAGACACCGCTTTATGGTTTCGACAGGTGGAGCGCCATTCCATGGTGTTTGGTCCTTACGTGAACCATAACCACTATGCCGGTCTCATGGAAATGCTGCTGCCTCTGGTTCTGGCACTGTATCTTCTCCATAAGCCGAGCTTTGATCAGCTTTCCCTGCGCGAAAAAATCATTCTTTTTTTTGAAGGGGAAAGGGCTCATATTTATATTTTATACCTGTTTTTTGCGGTTATGATCATGCTGTCCGTATTCATGAGCCTTTCCCGTACAGGTATTGCCGCCATGCTGGCATCCCTTTGTCTTTTTGCCATACTGATAGGGAGAGTGGGCGGAAGAAAAAAGCATGCGGCGGGGTCTGTGATGTTTCTTTTTGCCGCCATGATGATAACCCTTTCCTGGTATGGATGGCAGAGTTTGGATGTGCGTTTTGGAAAGGGTATCGCCCAGTTTCAAAATGATCATTTCTGCCGGATGAATTTTTGGGTTGATGCGGTGAGTATCTGGAAGGATTTTTTCCTTACCGGAAGTGGAGCGGGTAGTTTTCGTGAAGTTCATCCGGCCTATCAGTCCTATGTCTCCAGTGTTCTGGCCGGTTATGTCCACAACGATTATCTGGAGCTTTTGTCTGATACGGGTCTTGTGGGCTTTGGACTTTTCTTCTGTTTTCTGTTGTCTGTTCTGCGGAGCATTGTCAAAAAACTGCGCACCCGCAAAGAACCGTATGCTGGGATGGGAGTGGCGGCGGTGCTGACCGGTGTTGTGGCCATGGCCATTCACAGCGTGATGGATTTTAATCTGCAGATACCAGCCAATGGTTTGATCTTTATGGTACTGCTGGGCTTGGGTGTTTCCTTTTCCCACACAAGGTTCCAAAGACGCCTTATACCCAGTTATCTTGCAAAATCAGACGGTCCCTATGCCGTATGGCTTCCCCTTGTGTTTTTTGTGCTGCTATGGACCCCCGCTGTTCTCTTCAGTGGCAGCTCTGCCATGGCCAGGGCCTTTGCCTCTGGCCTGCCTGCCGAAAAGGTCACAACCGGTCTTTCGGCCGAGGTTCTGCAACGATATGCCATCTCTGCCGGGAAAGCGGCTTCGTTTAATCCTGTTTCGGCGGATTATGCGGTTGCCATGGGGGATGTGTATTTTTTCACCGGTGATTTTTCCGCTGCAGGAAGGGAGTATGCCCGCGCCATCAGGCTGCAGCCCCTTTCCGGAGATCTTGTGCAGAAACTGGGGCTTGTGGAGTATTCGGCGGGAAACAGGGAAAAGGGAGAAAAGCTTCTGGAACTGGGGCTTGTGTTTCGCCCAATGGATGTTGCCATGTACCGCAGGCTGGCAGCTTTTTATCTGGAAACAGGGGAAAAGGAGAAAGCGCTGGCAGCCATTGCCCGTGGCATTACCATGCGTCCGGGCAGTACCGGATCCTTTCTGGAAATTATGTGGAGGGCTGGCTTGAGTTTTACGGATATGGGCAGGGCCATGCCGGATCTTTCCGAGGCATGGTTTCGTTATTATGCCTTTCTCCATGGCAAAGGTTACAGAACGGCTTATCTTACGGAGCTTCTTGAAAAAGGGTTCCGTGCCGCGCGGTCTGAAGAGCGCCCCCACAGAAATCTGTATTCCCGGCTTTCTGCCCTGTATCTGGAAGGCGGCAGAGGAGATGATGCCTTTTATGTCATTGAGGAAGGGGTGCGGCTCTACCCGGAAGATCCCTGGATACTGTATCAGGCAGGTCTTGTCTGTGAACGCCTGCATCTGTATGCGCGGGCAAGGGAGTATTACCAGAGAGCTTTGAACATACGGCCCGCCATGACACAACCCATGCAGAGACTGGAGCGTTTGCGGGATACCTGA
- the galE gene encoding UDP-glucose 4-epimerase GalE, whose product MMTILITGGAGYIGTHTCVELLLAGIHVVVVDNLANASREALSRVESITGKDVDFVYGDVRDKKMLQQVFRDHAVQSVIHFAGHKAVGESTERPLMYYDNNVGGTLSLLEVMMAEGVKNMVFSSSATVYGDPRTVPIREDFPLMPYNPYGKTKRVVEMVLEDVHAADPTWNIALLRYFNPVGAHESGLIGEDPRGIPNNLTPYITQVAVGKLEKLAVFGNDYPTPDGTGVRDYIHVKDLAKGHVKAIEKLQGKPGFFACNLGTGQGYSVLEVLAAFEKACQRPIPYEVKARRPGDIAMCYADTTFARDFLDWEAGFGIEEMAAHAWNWQKQNPGGYGAQ is encoded by the coding sequence ATGATGACAATACTGATAACGGGTGGTGCCGGTTATATCGGTACCCACACATGTGTGGAACTTCTTCTTGCAGGCATTCATGTTGTGGTGGTGGATAACCTTGCCAATGCAAGCAGGGAAGCTCTTTCCCGAGTGGAAAGCATTACGGGTAAGGATGTTGATTTTGTCTACGGAGATGTGCGGGATAAAAAGATGCTGCAGCAGGTTTTTCGGGACCATGCCGTGCAGTCCGTGATTCATTTTGCAGGGCACAAGGCTGTGGGAGAATCCACGGAGCGTCCGCTGATGTATTATGATAATAACGTTGGTGGCACCCTGTCTCTGCTGGAGGTGATGATGGCAGAAGGGGTGAAGAATATGGTTTTCAGTTCTTCCGCTACCGTGTATGGAGATCCCCGGACCGTTCCCATCAGGGAGGATTTCCCCTTGATGCCTTATAATCCTTACGGAAAAACCAAAAGGGTTGTGGAAATGGTGCTGGAGGATGTGCATGCAGCCGATCCAACCTGGAATATTGCCCTGCTGCGATACTTTAATCCCGTAGGAGCTCATGAAAGCGGGCTGATCGGTGAAGACCCCAGAGGCATTCCCAACAACCTTACACCTTATATAACGCAGGTTGCCGTGGGGAAGCTGGAAAAACTGGCTGTTTTTGGCAATGATTATCCCACTCCGGACGGAACGGGAGTAAGGGATTATATTCATGTAAAGGATCTGGCAAAAGGCCATGTGAAAGCCATCGAAAAACTGCAGGGAAAACCGGGCTTTTTTGCATGCAATCTTGGTACGGGTCAGGGTTACTCTGTGCTGGAGGTATTGGCGGCTTTTGAAAAGGCCTGCCAAAGGCCCATTCCCTATGAGGTGAAGGCGAGAAGGCCCGGTGATATTGCCATGTGCTATGCAGACACCACCTTTGCCAGAGATTTTCTGGATTGGGAGGCGGGTTTTGGCATAGAAGAAATGGCGGCCCATGCCTGGAACTGGCAGAAACAGAATCCGGGAGGCTACGGTGCACAGTAA
- a CDS encoding sugar transferase, with product MLRENSDTLNSFHRLADLVLTAFSFLIAYGIKKNGFFGLGGLSQEPDYRLVVLFILVIWYFVFDWNRVYAPFRNQNIAEILLRLYKSVFVSLMVFSLAIYLLKIEGLSRALILLFVSVNLTLLTFSKVAVFRMLASVRSNGYNYKNILVVGSRTRAAIFMRSILDKAEKGYRICGCLETDRDRLGVWVAGSIHVTAHVDELKNILETQVVDELVFAMPLKKIDNADELIVMAEDMGVKCRIIPDWQLHYLMYKPDTATIRFESFLGTPSIALHMITGNDRLLMYKTAIDYIFCVLAFIFLLPLFVLIGAAIRICSPGPVFYKQKRIGLHGRVFEVYKFRTMVMDADAMLDQLKDLNEADGPAFKIKNDPRIIPWVGTFLRKTSLDELPQIMNVLKGEMSLVGPRPPLPSEVGEYSVWQRRRLSMKPGLTCIWQIAPGRNDIRFDDWMRMDLEYIDNWSLWLDMKLVMKTIKSVLLGAGR from the coding sequence ATGCTGCGTGAAAATTCCGATACCTTGAACAGCTTTCACAGGCTTGCGGATCTCGTTTTAACGGCGTTTTCGTTTTTGATTGCCTACGGGATTAAAAAGAACGGATTTTTTGGCTTGGGAGGCCTGTCTCAGGAGCCGGATTACAGGCTCGTAGTGCTGTTTATTCTTGTGATATGGTATTTTGTCTTCGATTGGAACCGGGTGTATGCACCTTTCAGGAATCAGAATATCGCAGAAATTCTCCTGCGTCTTTATAAATCTGTTTTTGTTTCGCTTATGGTGTTTTCTCTTGCGATCTATCTCTTGAAAATAGAGGGGTTGAGCCGGGCACTGATTCTTCTTTTTGTGTCTGTGAACCTGACCCTTCTGACCTTTTCTAAGGTTGCCGTATTTCGCATGCTGGCATCTGTGCGATCAAACGGATATAATTATAAAAATATACTGGTGGTTGGCAGCAGGACAAGGGCAGCCATCTTCATGCGTTCCATTCTGGATAAGGCGGAGAAAGGGTACAGGATCTGCGGGTGTCTGGAAACAGACCGCGACCGGCTGGGTGTCTGGGTTGCCGGTTCCATTCATGTGACGGCCCACGTAGATGAGCTGAAAAACATTTTGGAAACCCAGGTGGTGGATGAGCTGGTTTTTGCCATGCCCCTGAAAAAAATAGACAACGCGGATGAGCTGATTGTCATGGCAGAGGATATGGGAGTAAAGTGCCGTATCATCCCGGACTGGCAGCTTCATTATCTTATGTATAAACCGGATACGGCAACCATACGATTTGAGTCCTTTCTGGGAACTCCCAGTATTGCCCTGCACATGATCACCGGTAATGACAGGTTACTGATGTATAAAACGGCCATTGATTACATATTCTGTGTTCTGGCCTTTATCTTTTTGCTGCCCCTTTTTGTGCTGATCGGGGCAGCCATCCGAATTTGTTCGCCGGGCCCGGTTTTCTATAAACAAAAACGGATAGGACTGCACGGCAGGGTATTTGAGGTCTATAAGTTTCGGACCATGGTGATGGATGCGGATGCCATGCTGGATCAGTTGAAAGACCTCAATGAGGCGGATGGACCGGCTTTCAAGATCAAAAACGATCCGCGAATTATTCCATGGGTAGGAACCTTTCTGAGAAAAACCAGCTTGGATGAATTGCCCCAGATTATGAATGTGCTGAAGGGAGAAATGAGCCTTGTTGGGCCACGTCCGCCTTTGCCCTCAGAGGTAGGCGAATATTCCGTGTGGCAGCGCAGACGCTTATCCATGAAGCCGGGGCTTACCTGCATCTGGCAGATCGCGCCCGGAAGAAATGATATCCGGTTTGACGACTGGATGCGGATGGATCTGGAATATATCGATAACTGGTCCTTGTGGCTGGATATGAAGCTGGTGATGAAAACCATTAAGTCCGTGCTGTTGGGTGCGGGGAGATAA
- a CDS encoding tyrosine-protein phosphatase, translating into MIDIHCHILPGLDDGAKDMATAIEMAAIAVRDGIDTVIATPHVNPSLSLEKIHGAVAGLQQVLDGEGIPLKLLSGGEVPFGLLREEKSPLTLGESNAILVEFLPDFIPDDAEDVLMGLIRRGYVIIIAHPERNRVFMRHPDTLNRLLVPGVFLQVTAMGFKGSFGPDVSIFAHTLLKKGMIRFIASDAHDTAFRRPEFSWLLSSASKKKYRQALYAIIHHHPETMFC; encoded by the coding sequence ATGATTGATATACACTGCCACATACTGCCCGGTCTGGATGATGGCGCAAAAGATATGGCAACGGCCATTGAAATGGCTGCCATTGCCGTCCGTGACGGGATAGATACGGTGATTGCAACGCCCCATGTGAACCCTTCCCTTTCTCTGGAGAAGATCCATGGGGCGGTTGCAGGCCTGCAGCAGGTTCTGGATGGGGAGGGGATTCCCCTGAAGCTGCTGTCCGGCGGAGAAGTTCCCTTTGGTCTGCTGAGAGAAGAAAAAAGCCCTCTGACTCTGGGGGAATCCAATGCCATTCTGGTGGAGTTTTTGCCGGATTTTATACCTGACGATGCAGAAGATGTACTGATGGGTCTGATTCGCCGTGGTTATGTCATCATTATAGCCCATCCGGAACGAAACAGGGTCTTCATGCGCCATCCGGATACCTTGAACCGTCTTCTGGTTCCTGGCGTTTTCCTTCAGGTAACGGCCATGGGATTCAAGGGAAGTTTTGGGCCGGATGTGAGCATATTCGCCCATACCCTGCTTAAAAAGGGGATGATCCGTTTTATTGCATCCGATGCCCATGATACGGCGTTTCGGAGGCCGGAATTTTCCTGGCTTCTTTCTTCTGCCAGTAAGAAAAAATACAGGCAAGCCCTGTATGCAATCATTCACCATCATCCGGAGACGATGTTCTGCTGA
- a CDS encoding outer membrane beta-barrel protein: MKKLMITGLLAFIFVLPVMAEEGRFPGVSGDGISGDVLGMQRRNVHSAVALGFQYTDNLYNSKNNKEADTSFIFSPSIALALPGTRRVDVALSPDTAAPGGLGFSRERVDSTDRYLAYLVYNPKAEFYADNSDENFTSHNVKGAVQYNAPGGLTLDLAAKYAKASEARGEVGNRYLDEYEDMLYDFIVRYDFSPKLFVRGTASGYNLEYDRTESDFRNRTDMAWSMAAGYKFSPKTELSMEYQKVWVDYDKLLENPGTHFRRDSDEQRYALNLAWRMTAKSRGRFKIGQVEKSLDGGKDDTALFMELQLVHNITTRSQIMLEASRRFYETNFKEASYYISERINLAYRQEFTPRITGKVRLGWSADDYSGITLENDTYRFNPSCEYSFNNWLAIEGGYSYVKRTSDRNDLEYDTNTFTLTVIGRF, translated from the coding sequence ATGAAAAAGTTAATGATAACAGGTCTTCTGGCCTTTATCTTTGTGCTGCCCGTTATGGCGGAAGAAGGTCGTTTTCCGGGTGTTTCCGGTGATGGCATCTCCGGTGATGTATTGGGCATGCAGCGGCGGAATGTGCATTCTGCCGTGGCCCTGGGTTTTCAGTATACGGATAACCTGTATAATTCTAAAAATAATAAGGAAGCTGACACATCCTTTATTTTTTCACCTTCCATCGCCCTTGCATTGCCGGGAACCCGGCGGGTGGATGTGGCTCTTTCACCGGATACGGCAGCACCGGGGGGGCTTGGTTTCTCCAGAGAACGGGTAGATTCCACGGACCGCTACCTTGCCTACCTGGTGTATAACCCCAAGGCGGAGTTTTATGCGGATAACAGTGATGAAAATTTTACCAGCCACAATGTGAAAGGTGCTGTGCAGTACAATGCTCCCGGAGGGCTCACCCTTGATCTGGCAGCCAAATATGCCAAGGCCAGTGAAGCCAGGGGAGAGGTGGGTAACCGGTATCTGGATGAGTATGAGGACATGCTTTATGATTTTATTGTTCGCTACGATTTTTCTCCCAAACTTTTTGTAAGGGGCACGGCATCCGGTTATAATCTGGAATATGACCGCACGGAATCAGACTTTAGAAACCGTACGGACATGGCCTGGTCCATGGCAGCGGGTTACAAGTTCAGCCCGAAAACCGAGCTTTCCATGGAATACCAGAAGGTCTGGGTGGATTATGATAAGCTGCTGGAGAACCCCGGTACCCATTTCCGTAGAGACAGTGATGAACAGCGGTATGCTCTGAATCTGGCATGGCGCATGACAGCCAAATCCCGTGGTCGCTTTAAGATTGGTCAGGTGGAAAAAAGTCTGGATGGAGGCAAGGATGATACGGCCCTTTTTATGGAGCTTCAGCTGGTCCACAACATAACCACAAGATCCCAGATTATGCTGGAAGCATCCCGGCGATTTTATGAAACAAACTTTAAGGAAGCCAGTTATTATATTTCTGAAAGAATCAACCTGGCCTATCGCCAAGAGTTTACACCGCGCATCACCGGCAAGGTTCGCCTGGGCTGGAGTGCGGATGATTATTCCGGAATTACCCTTGAAAACGATACCTATCGTTTCAATCCTTCCTGCGAATACAGTTTCAATAACTGGCTGGCCATAGAAGGCGGGTACTCCTATGTAAAAAGAACTTCCGACAGGAATGATCTGGAATATGACACCAATACCTTTACCCTGACCGTAATCGGGCGTTTTTAA